A genomic stretch from Clavelina lepadiformis chromosome 5, kaClaLepa1.1, whole genome shotgun sequence includes:
- the LOC143458912 gene encoding uncharacterized protein LOC143458912, which produces MSANITMHVVGAAASIELNSVQESARNHYTTRSYEGSASFMTNATAAPYCVLKNSAFRSSHLITGAAILPIHFFLALSLIVYRQKLRRKVINIYATNVVLSNFFICLCRIASAWKFIFVSPTMPLYNQRNISTPLLHVWFGMELLLPLVTLVKSGGIALIIKALTEDILRIHKIVIGLADYNDDIRNSGRTIGSSASNGKCWKWTHPSPRRKAVRLILLSWIIPVIVGICVGYDGDCIYECACVVYYVPSDKSVPICPVEKNCYPKWPPLTRSSTLTLGFVWVAYSAILIILCVQSYINFKLLVRKKISCLEKGSTVTPRATYVSSPSSDGLTVSTLTTISTQTHQTENEGEAETSEKATSKKKPKLSRGSVKNRFHKSKSQGTSKLLQHSLSKRIIFMVIVSIVFVVGTGVMIIMTLVTALKPSTGKPLGHKPPLWVLAVVADTILSIFLCSSFLGLRNAVRSMFWRIVRCC; this is translated from the exons ATGTCCGCAAATATTACGATGCATGTCGTTGGTGCCGCTGCctcaattgaattaaattccGTTCAGGAATCCGCTCGAAACCATTACACTACCAG GTCTTACGAAGGATCAGCGAGCTTCATGACAAACGCCACAGCCGCACCATATTgcgttttaaaaaatagtgCATTTCGTTCCTCGCATTTAATTACTGGCGCGGCTATCCTTCCAATTCACTTTTTTCTAGCGCTGTCGTTGATCGTGTACAG GCAAAAACTACGACGAAAGGTTATCAACATTTATGCAACTAACGTCGTATTATCCAACTTCTTTATTTGTCTTTGTCGTATTGCCAGCGCGTGGAAATTTATCTTTGTTAGCCCTACAATGCCTTTGTACAACCAGAGAAATATTTCTACCCCTCTTTTGCATGTCTGGTTTGGAATGGAACTACTTTTACCATTGGTAACACTTG TAAAATCGGGGGGAATTGCTTTGATTATAAAAGCGCTGACCGAAGACATTCTTAGAATTCATAAAATCGTCATTGGTTTGGCCGACTACAATGATGACATACGTAACAGCGGTAGGACAATCGGATCAAGCGCTTCTAAcggaaa GTGCTGGAAGTGGACGCACCCAAGTCCTAGAAGAAAAGCTGTTCGCCTTATTTTGCTTTCCTGGATCATACCTGTTATTGTCGGTATCTGTGTTGGGTACGACGGGGACTGCATATACGAATGTGCTTGCGTTGTTTACTATGTCCCTTCTGATAAATCTGTCCCAATCTGCCCTGTTgagaaaa ATTGCTACCCGAAATGGCCACCTCTAACAAGATCCTCAACCCTTACGCTGGGATTCGTTTGGGTTGCTTACTCGgcaattttaataattctGTGCGTTCAGTCTTACATCAATTTTAAGTTATTGGTTCGAAagaaaatttcttgtttggaGAAGGGATCAACCGTTACACCAAGAGCAACCTACGTTTCTTCGCCAAGTTCTGACGGATTGACCGTATCAACGCTTACAACCATATCGACACAAACACATCAAACGGAAAATGAAGGGGAAGCAGAAACAAGTGAGAAAGCAACTTCAAAAAAGAAGCCAAAACTTAGTCGAGGCAGCGTAAAGAATCGTTTTCACAAAAGCAAGTCTCAAGGCACAAGCAAGTTACTGCAACACAGTTTATCGAAACGAATCATATTTATGGTTATCGTAAGCATCGTTTTCGTGGTAGGAACCGGGGTTATGATCATAATGACACTCGTTACCGCGCTGAAACCAAGTACTGGAAAACCCCTGGGACACAAGCCCCCACTTTGGGTACTTGCGGTAGTGGCCGATACTATTCTTTCAATTTTCCTCTGCTCGAGTTTTCTTGGCCTAAGGAATGCCGTCAGGTCCATGTTTTGGAGAATCGTAAGGTGTTGTTAA